A region of the Vigna unguiculata cultivar IT97K-499-35 chromosome 9, ASM411807v1, whole genome shotgun sequence genome:
TTGTTTAGTATAATTTTCTTTgccaaaaatagttttgtttccTGTTGTAATCTGATTCTAATTGTCAAATTTGTTTGAAATGATAAGGTTGAACGAACATGTCAGATAGAAAAGtcctaaatttattttttaagattttaggaTTTCATTCTCTTTTCGTGAATTGAATTCAAGTGACATTTATGTaactttttttcaataaaacctCATTCTtcgaggaaaaaaaatattagagtttaGTTTCtcttaataacaataataatattaatataagtgAAGGTATTGTATATGTTTCATTGAGAAATTATCAATATAGAAGAAACTCACTCTTAATTGAGATATTATTGCGAGTATGTATcatgtttgataaaaatgataaagttgAGATTAAAGCTTCGTACACCCAATCAAATTTCACAAATTTCACTTTCCACTCCATCAAAAGCTTCTAGAAAATGTTGTctataaaatgagaaaataattattttttgaaaaaaaaagattagaattatttattgtgtttcagaaaataaattttgagagCAATAAAAGTGAAAGtgataaaagtaaaagtagTAAGAAAAGTAATATGGTGGATAATGAAAATGATAGGATACATAAAGTAAAAGTAATtgtctaaaattaaatatcataaaagaaagaaagtccATAATGCATTCAAAGTTTAGTCAATCCATTAGAGCTCGTTTACATTTGTATAATCTCTACGCTAATGAATCCttatttaaaaagaagaaaaaacctTCATCTCCAACACAAATCTTTgtttacaattttctcaaacGTATTTTTTGAACTCAGGAgcatagaaaaaataataacaatgcactcattttaactttttttactaaaccttatcattattttattgttatttattatcaaCTCCTTCAATTTTGAATGTTTCCTAAACATTTAGAAGTTTTTCAAATCTTACaattttgtcaagttttttcCATTCGTTTAGCTTTTTTacgttaaatttattaaaatacatattacaAAAAACTTGACcacaaaaatgttttataaaaatatcacaacttgtaaaattattatatagttttttaaaatccaaCACATCCTACCACATAACTAGTATGCCGCCAAAAGTTTTATTAGTTTCATTCATCACAACTAATCGACACGTGTGCCTAGATCATCGTCAGgtgattttaaatgaatttgatagTTAAAGGTACTTCAAAGGGAAACTATGTTTCTGATGATTTGCCTATGATGAATCGGAGAAACAACCTCAGAGTTTTAAGTTCGAAATCTCCGTAAGGAGTATCTTATTAAATATCTTGAAAAGTCTATGGAGTTACCTTCTTCACATTCTTCTTCAATGACAGTTATACAATACCCTAAATTTCGATTGATATTTCACTACCTTTCGTACTAAGCTTTTAAGTAGAAACTAACATTAGGAATCAAACTAAAAAATACGACACAGAACAAAACATGCCATCAATGGCCAACGATAAAACATGAAAGTGTtgtgaaatatataattatcaaGGATGTAAAAGGAAATAAACGTTGAATTAAGAAACTGTCCGAAATGATTCAATCTAGCATAAGGTATGTCTCAAACTGGAAACAAAAATCAACTCAGCGATGCATCAATACTACACATCTAGGTGTTTGTTGCTCTAGTGTAAATCTGCTGACTTGCATGGGCAGACACCATCCTGATTGAACCTCTAGCCATCAATTCCCTAATAGCCTTCCTTGCAAGTGATCCATTAATCTGCAATGTGCatgtaaaaattattagaatcTTTTCTTCACATGATACCTATAAATTGATGACAATCACCGATAAAAACCAAgaaatacatacatacacatacatctatatatacatacacacaaacacacatacATGTGTGTGTGTTTCTGATTATAAGTCATTGGTTAATATCATCAGTCATAGGAATTTCGATAAAAATGAGACTTTAAGACTGCAActgttaagaaaaattaaaggtGCTCCATAGAGAATGAAAAACGTTATGTTGGACTTTCAGCTAGTACCCTATTTTTTGTATCACAAATATCAAATGACATAGCCTCAGACATCTTCGACATGGATAGAAGACCTCCTAACTAAATGACGAGAcctaaaatttatcaattgcATAGGTTTGTAAATGATTATTGAATCCAAACATCATATCTCACAACTCAATGCTTGGAAATTATTATCAGCAGAGGAAAACGATAGTTAGCAAATCCagaaaaatatcaaaaagaCCATCGCAAGAAAACGTAGGCATAGCCATGTTGCAGAAAGACAGACAAATAGTTAACATAAAACAATTATCCAGAATTATTCCTCGAGAGGAAGTAAGATAGCAGATAGAAACACGAAATAACTAACAAAAAATTCTAGGTTTAAAAGCTTGAAAATATATTCAATTGACACACAAAAATATACAAAGAATAAAACTTGCAACAATTGAAGTTGTATCTCCACCAATCAGTGAAGAAAATCCCAATTAAAATCATAGTAACACTAGACATATTTTAGACGGTCCACATCAGTCTAGGGATGCAGATCTCGTAGAGGACTCCAAATAGAGGAAAAGTTGCAACTGAATCTCACTCTCACATTGAAAAAGCTCTCGTCTTTTCCAATAAAATAACTACAAATGTATAATATGCaccaaaataatgaaaatgccACGAACACAAACGCTATTACCAATACGAGTAATCATGTAACAGAAGAATATAGAATAGGAAATCAAACAATTACCCTAAGACGATCAGAGAGAATGGATGGAGTGATAAGCTTGTATTTTGGTGCCTCAGAGAGGAGTTTGTCATAGGTACCCTGATCAAACAGCACCATGTTATTCACCTTTTCCTTTTGCTTTCCCTTGCTCCACTTCTGTTTCAACAAAAATCTAACATTAATATCACACACCCATCCATTACACTTATCTAGAATTACCCAATGGGCAAACCAAAAGAATtggaacaaaattaaaacttgaACAAGAAACAAGAACCTTCTTCTTCTGCTTGCCACCGCCAGACTTGGCGGGCTTTGATGAAGGTGGGGGAGCCTTGTCCTTCTTTGGAGCCTGCAAGTACCATCAAATCAGAATCACGAACATTAGATTGCAACAACAAAAACAGAATGGTGAAATTATCAGAGAAACTTGCCATGGATTCCGATCACAGACGGCAGGAGCTCTGAGATTGGAGACGGCAGCGAAGTGAGGCAATCTAAATCACAAAACCTAACTAGGGTTTTTAGTTGGTGAGGAGTGAGGGATAAAAGGACCAAAATACTGAATACTACGTCGTTTTATTTGATTCATCTGGGCCACTTTGGTAATGGGCTCTCACACCCACTAAGTTTTGTATTGTAACAACTCATTGTTTACACTCCTCAATTTAATAAGTACCCTCTCTTTCCTTCCTTATATGTTTTTGAATAAtcgtattttttaaaaataaataaataaactttactcTCCTAATGTTACGCTGCATATTCTCTTCCATAAacattttt
Encoded here:
- the LOC114196261 gene encoding 40S ribosomal protein S25 — protein: MAPKKDKAPPPSSKPAKSGGGKQKKKKWSKGKQKEKVNNMVLFDQGTYDKLLSEAPKYKLITPSILSDRLRINGSLARKAIRELMARGSIRMVSAHASQQIYTRATNT